In Amaranthus tricolor cultivar Red isolate AtriRed21 chromosome 5, ASM2621246v1, whole genome shotgun sequence, a genomic segment contains:
- the LOC130814062 gene encoding uncharacterized protein LOC130814062, with protein sequence MDAEKLIQKYRHVSREEIEGIRKRNEHEGLSDSIVESTVDILNSLREYEKINGKESVLVGPLIHLLSVKFLPNSLQDTPPNISGRIYTVFGDFEVVGLDGNGFLKLSDRQSSWPLTCMPYHCTRFVVDLAMGGKTLGKRYISCAEDTTDFEQVEEKVVVTDIGDFSLRYIAMTFAIYDRVQVTFHHKHDCKLEGANHSFLDIKGKIIASYGGNTCNSEACILFDKESDEFQRLDFKKQVYPLESVDMNLSRCWVGLPAYSSIILDVNLMEHGSGHKLVKEILEFHAGNKYFSYKSFIVGDIVIKVGVLWNSPMQNDKERDIMSEDESSEEHMCAQGTLEDDGDDEQMIESGVAEASSKLTRPWLQTTTAGSSTVLSCCGSVAQSLKPFHSTYDGKKKGKESV encoded by the exons ATGGATGCTGAGAAATTGATACAAAAATACCGACATGTTTCAAGGGAAGAAATAGAGGggataagaaaaagaaatgaacaCGAGGGGTTGAGTGATTCCATTGTAGAGTCTACCGTAGACATCCTTAATAGCTTGAGAGAGTATGAAAAGATAAACGGAAAAGAATCTGTTCTGGTTGGCCCTCTAATTCATTTGTTGTCGGTCAAGTTTCTACCTAATAGCTTGCAAGATACACCCCCCAACATCTCTGGTAGGATATACACTGTGTTTGGTGATTTTGAAGTTGTTGGATTAGATGGCAATGGCTTTTTGAAACTTAGCGACCGACAATCATCTTGGCCTTTGACGTGTATGCCTTATCATTGTACCCGTTTTGTGGTTGATCTTGCTATGGGGGGCAAGACTTTAGGTAAGAGATACATTTCCTGTGCTGAGGATACAACTGATTTTGAACAAGTCGAAGAGAAAGTTGTTGTTACTGATATTGGCGATTTCAGTTTGCGCTACATTGCCATGACGTTTGCTATTTATGATCGTGTGCAAGTGACCTTTCATCACAAGCACGATTGTAAGTTAGAGGGTGCAAATCACAGTTTCCTTGACATCAAGGGAAAAATCATTGCAAGTTATGGCGGCAACACTTGCAATTCAGAAGCCTGTATTCTCTTTGATAAAGAATCTGATGAGTTTCAACGACTTGATTTTAAGAAACAGGTGTATCCTCTAGAAAGTGTTGACATGAATTTGTCTCGATGTTGGGTTGGTTTACCGGCATATTCATCGATTATTCTTGATGTAAATCTAATGGAACACGGATCGGGTCACAAACTTGTTAAAGAAATCTTGGAATTTCATGCTggaaacaaatatttttcatataaatcCTTTATTGTTGGTGACATCGTCATCAAAGTTGGTGTGTTATGGAATTCACCAATGCAAAATGACAAGGAGCGTGATATAATGTCTGAAGATGAG TCTTCTGAGGAGCATATGTGTGCACAAGGGACACTTGAAGACGATGGTGATGATGAGCAAATGATTGAG TCTGGTGTAGCCGAAGCATCATCAAAACTCACGCGCCCTTG GCTTCAGACAACCACTGCAG GTTCAAGCACAGTGTTGTCATGTTGTGGTTCCGTTGCACAATCTCTCAAGCCTTTCCATAGCACCTATGATGGTAAGAAGAAAGGCAAAGAATCTGTATGA